A window of Bradyrhizobium sp. AZCC 1610 contains these coding sequences:
- a CDS encoding LysR substrate-binding domain-containing protein — protein MAISVREMDVFRCVMQSGSVTNAAVALNISQPAVSRMLQQAEERLGFRLFEREKKRLKPTSEAHTLFAEVVNVFAAIEHTQRLAVELRDGQAGLLTVATVTGFGHTIVPQAVQRFRAERPDVSVVIQTLTGPEVVTRVAQGRADLGLTVGPIGHPSLDSTILCTTELGCVLPAGHRLAVKAALSALDLADEPVICPGPHLSIGAAIVIAFAEANFRLRIAVEASQSNIACELVRAGAGIAILDGLGLLSARAHDLVTRPFTPSLQSVARLLKGTKRPASRLVEEFTSVVQRVTAESGL, from the coding sequence ATGGCGATCAGCGTGCGGGAGATGGATGTGTTCCGATGCGTGATGCAATCGGGCTCTGTGACGAACGCGGCCGTCGCCTTGAACATTTCCCAACCGGCGGTCAGCCGCATGCTGCAGCAGGCGGAGGAACGTCTCGGTTTCAGGTTGTTCGAGCGCGAGAAGAAACGGCTGAAGCCGACGTCCGAGGCGCATACGCTTTTCGCGGAAGTCGTGAACGTGTTCGCGGCGATCGAGCACACCCAGCGGCTGGCGGTCGAGCTTCGCGACGGCCAGGCGGGGCTCCTGACGGTCGCGACCGTGACCGGGTTCGGTCACACCATTGTGCCGCAAGCGGTCCAGCGCTTCCGCGCCGAGCGGCCGGACGTCTCTGTTGTTATTCAAACGCTGACGGGGCCGGAGGTCGTCACCCGTGTCGCCCAGGGGCGCGCCGATCTTGGCCTGACCGTCGGCCCGATCGGGCATCCGTCCCTCGACAGCACCATTCTCTGCACGACCGAACTCGGCTGCGTGCTGCCAGCCGGTCACCGGCTTGCGGTCAAGGCTGCCCTGAGCGCGCTCGATCTGGCGGACGAGCCGGTGATCTGTCCGGGCCCGCATTTGTCGATCGGAGCCGCGATTGTGATTGCCTTTGCCGAGGCCAATTTTCGCCTGCGCATCGCCGTTGAGGCCTCGCAGTCGAATATCGCCTGCGAATTGGTGCGTGCCGGCGCCGGGATCGCGATCCTGGACGGCCTCGGCTTGCTCAGTGCGCGAGCCCATGATCTCGTCACGCGTCCATTCACACCGAGCCTGCAAAGCGTCGCGCGCCTGCTGAAGGGCACAAAGCGGCCGGCTTCACGCCTGGTGGAAGAGTTTACCAGCGTCGTTCAGAGGGTGACAGCCGAGAGCGGCTTGTAA
- a CDS encoding HD domain-containing protein yields MHFLDRRRPRPVTDTLRATVLEDLPELAQIRDDELRRKAIEAWAYALAETDFPRITAIPGEATPGVFALKRGSQAVHLRSVARIAMAIADEFAQEFPEATVDRDIVLAGALLHDVGKAWEFDPANRKRWEADRSQAGSPALRHPVYGAHVCIAVGLPEEIAHIALGHSYEGDLMQRSLECLIVHRADHMWWSIAGGFGLLRAETAGMLESRKITPRGLRTAKNREGQDDNGERADAAS; encoded by the coding sequence ATGCATTTCCTCGACCGACGCCGACCCCGTCCCGTCACCGACACGCTGCGCGCAACGGTGCTCGAGGATCTCCCGGAGCTTGCGCAGATTCGTGACGACGAACTGCGCCGCAAGGCGATCGAAGCCTGGGCCTATGCGCTGGCGGAAACGGATTTTCCGCGCATCACTGCCATTCCGGGAGAGGCGACGCCCGGCGTCTTCGCGCTGAAGCGCGGCAGCCAGGCGGTACATCTGCGCAGCGTAGCCCGGATCGCGATGGCGATCGCAGACGAGTTTGCGCAGGAATTCCCCGAAGCCACTGTTGACCGCGACATCGTGCTGGCGGGCGCGTTGCTGCACGATGTCGGCAAGGCCTGGGAGTTCGATCCCGCCAACCGCAAGCGATGGGAAGCGGACAGATCGCAGGCCGGCTCGCCCGCGCTCCGCCATCCGGTCTACGGTGCCCACGTCTGCATCGCGGTGGGTTTGCCCGAGGAGATCGCGCACATCGCGCTCGGCCATTCCTACGAAGGCGACCTGATGCAGCGCAGCCTTGAATGCCTGATCGTCCATCGCGCCGACCACATGTGGTGGTCGATTGCGGGCGGTTTCGGCCTGCTAAGGGCGGAAACGGCGGGCATGCTCGAAAGCCGAAAAATAACGCCGCGCGGCTTGCGAACGGCGAAGAACCGGGAGGGACAGGATGACAACGGCGAAAGGGCTGACGCGGCGAGCTAG
- a CDS encoding Bug family tripartite tricarboxylate transporter substrate binding protein — protein sequence MTTAKGLTRRASLGLLGALATPWLARAQSDYPNRIIKLIVPYAAGGSSDVVARFIAERMRDRLGQPIVIENRPGAGAIVGSQFVAKSASDGYTLLLGGVSTHAVNPHLRKLAPYDGTNDFTSLGLIGTGPLVVSVNPGVPANNLQELIAYGKANPTKLAYGSATGVILHLAGELLKNMAGFEMLHVPYSGNGPALTDVLGGRLQVMVDAVSNSAPYIADGKLRPLVVPSRHRTPLLPDVPSSAEAGLPNYQVETWFALYGPAAMPDGVVAKINSALNAVLQEPDAVGQFAKVGLDPRATSPAQAAALLKTESDKWGDVVRRIGLQVE from the coding sequence ATGACAACGGCGAAAGGGCTGACGCGGCGAGCTAGCCTTGGCCTGCTCGGCGCACTCGCGACCCCGTGGCTGGCCCGCGCACAGAGCGATTACCCCAACCGCATCATCAAGCTGATCGTGCCCTATGCAGCCGGCGGGAGCAGCGACGTTGTCGCGCGCTTCATCGCGGAGCGCATGCGCGACCGGCTAGGGCAGCCGATCGTCATCGAGAACCGGCCGGGCGCGGGCGCGATTGTTGGATCGCAATTCGTCGCGAAGTCAGCATCCGACGGCTACACGCTGCTGCTCGGCGGCGTATCCACCCATGCGGTGAACCCGCATCTGCGCAAGCTCGCGCCCTATGACGGAACCAACGACTTCACTTCGCTGGGGCTGATCGGCACCGGACCTCTGGTGGTCTCGGTCAATCCGGGCGTGCCCGCCAACAACCTGCAGGAACTCATCGCCTACGGCAAGGCGAACCCGACCAAGCTCGCTTACGGTTCCGCGACCGGCGTCATTCTCCATCTCGCCGGCGAGCTGCTAAAGAACATGGCAGGGTTCGAGATGCTGCACGTTCCCTATAGCGGCAATGGACCGGCGCTGACTGACGTGCTCGGCGGACGGCTGCAGGTGATGGTCGACGCCGTCAGCAACTCGGCGCCCTACATCGCCGATGGGAAATTGCGGCCGCTGGTTGTCCCGTCGCGGCACCGTACGCCGCTACTGCCGGACGTGCCGAGTTCGGCGGAGGCAGGCTTGCCCAACTATCAGGTCGAGACATGGTTCGCGCTCTATGGGCCGGCAGCCATGCCGGACGGCGTCGTCGCCAAGATCAACAGCGCACTTAATGCCGTGCTGCAGGAGCCCGACGCGGTCGGCCAGTTCGCCAAGGTCGGTCTCGACCCGCGGGCGACGAGCCCGGCTCAAGCCGCTGCGCTGCTCAAGACGGAATCGGACAAGTGGGGAGATGTCGTCCGCCGGATCGGACTACAGGTGGAATAG
- a CDS encoding mandelate racemase/muconate lactonizing enzyme family protein, producing MKITEIRGFNLSFPLAEPMGNAIGLFRKRDALLVQICTDSGLSGWGEAGNSPHAAGAFIRARLAGLVLGMSPAEYGRHFQSMCASVGYDRRGAAMMAISAIDIALHDLAAQMHGISVAALLGGALRNEVFAYASGPFVRMQPDPYREYQREVDHYLTLNFKAIKPRGGVEPRADGIMANALRRQVGPNIGIMVDINQGYTAAAAIRAAKFMEDADLLWIEEPVQPEDIPGYQSFARATRVATAGGEALGSVRAFRDFLAAGTFDILQPDLSICGGYSGFRQIWALAQAYDLPIMPHVFGTAVNFQASLQMSAVLERRRGGACAAYPFVEYDMMDNPLLRLSGTPSVDRHGMLAVPDGPGTGLDLRPEQFEPWITGCWSEHL from the coding sequence ATGAAAATTACCGAAATCCGTGGCTTCAATCTTAGCTTCCCGCTAGCCGAGCCGATGGGAAACGCAATCGGCCTGTTCCGGAAGCGGGATGCGTTGCTTGTCCAGATATGCACGGATAGCGGCCTCTCCGGCTGGGGCGAGGCAGGCAATTCCCCGCACGCCGCCGGCGCCTTTATCCGCGCCCGGTTGGCCGGCCTCGTCCTGGGCATGTCGCCCGCCGAGTATGGCCGCCACTTTCAATCGATGTGCGCTTCCGTCGGGTATGATCGGCGCGGTGCAGCAATGATGGCGATATCGGCCATCGACATCGCCTTGCATGACCTTGCCGCGCAAATGCATGGAATCAGCGTAGCGGCGCTGTTGGGCGGGGCGCTGCGCAACGAGGTGTTTGCTTACGCAAGTGGACCGTTCGTGCGAATGCAGCCCGATCCCTACAGGGAATATCAGCGCGAGGTCGACCATTATCTTACTTTGAACTTCAAAGCCATCAAACCCCGGGGCGGTGTCGAACCGAGAGCCGATGGCATCATGGCAAACGCGCTTCGCAGGCAGGTCGGTCCTAACATCGGCATCATGGTCGACATCAACCAGGGCTATACGGCAGCCGCCGCCATCCGCGCGGCAAAATTCATGGAAGATGCCGACCTACTCTGGATTGAAGAGCCGGTTCAGCCGGAGGACATCCCGGGCTATCAATCATTTGCGCGCGCCACCAGGGTCGCAACGGCGGGCGGAGAGGCACTCGGAAGCGTGCGCGCCTTTCGTGATTTTCTTGCCGCAGGTACCTTCGATATTCTTCAACCCGACCTTTCGATATGCGGAGGTTACAGCGGCTTCCGCCAAATTTGGGCGCTCGCGCAAGCGTATGATCTGCCCATCATGCCCCACGTGTTTGGCACTGCCGTGAACTTCCAGGCCTCGCTTCAAATGTCGGCTGTGCTTGAACGACGCCGGGGCGGAGCCTGCGCCGCGTATCCATTTGTGGAGTACGACATGATGGACAACCCGCTGCTGCGCCTCAGCGGCACGCCATCCGTTGATCGACACGGCATGCTCGCCGTACCGGACGGTCCCGGGACGGGGCTGGACCTTCGGCCCGAACAGTTTGAGCCGTGGATCACGGGCTGTTGGTCAGAGCATCTTTAG
- a CDS encoding phytanoyl-CoA dioxygenase family protein, with protein sequence MISEKDVQAYQRDGVIVVPEVLGAATLSQVRSVIAELVAGSAKTLEHTDVYDLEPGHTAENPRVRRIKTPHKVHKLFDEIVRSEPVLDILKKLLGPGLRLHGSKLNMKSAQYGSPVEWHQDWAFYPHTNDDVLAIGVLLDDCDLANGPMLVTPGTHNREVWSHHGEDGCFAGLIDPDTIKEEIERAVPCMGKAGSMSFHHVRALHGSAMNTSDRPRNLLLYEVAASDAWPLMGVKDFDEFNSRLLSGDPVIAPRMIDAPVRLPLPPAKRQGSIYETQSAAKKSYFTRAA encoded by the coding sequence ATGATCTCAGAGAAAGATGTGCAGGCCTATCAACGCGATGGCGTGATCGTGGTGCCTGAGGTTCTGGGGGCGGCCACGCTTTCCCAGGTGCGTTCGGTGATCGCGGAGCTGGTCGCGGGATCGGCCAAAACCCTCGAACACACCGACGTCTACGATCTGGAACCGGGCCACACCGCGGAAAACCCGCGGGTCCGCCGTATCAAGACGCCGCACAAGGTGCACAAACTGTTCGACGAGATCGTGCGCAGCGAACCCGTGCTCGATATCCTGAAAAAGCTGCTCGGTCCGGGCCTGCGGCTGCACGGCTCAAAACTCAACATGAAGTCGGCGCAATACGGCTCGCCGGTCGAGTGGCATCAGGACTGGGCCTTCTATCCGCACACCAATGACGACGTGCTCGCGATCGGCGTGCTGCTGGACGATTGCGACCTCGCCAACGGGCCGATGCTGGTCACGCCGGGCACGCATAACCGCGAGGTCTGGAGTCATCACGGCGAGGACGGTTGCTTCGCCGGCCTGATCGACCCCGATACCATCAAGGAAGAAATCGAACGCGCAGTACCCTGCATGGGCAAGGCCGGCAGCATGTCGTTTCACCACGTTCGGGCGTTGCATGGATCGGCCATGAACACCTCGGACCGGCCGCGCAATCTGCTGCTGTACGAAGTCGCCGCCAGCGACGCCTGGCCGCTGATGGGTGTGAAGGACTTCGACGAATTCAACAGCCGGCTGCTGTCAGGCGATCCCGTCATTGCGCCGCGGATGATCGACGCTCCCGTGCGGCTGCCGCTGCCACCAGCCAAGCGGCAGGGATCGATCTACGAAACCCAGTCGGCCGCGAAGAAATCCTACTTCACTCGCGCCGCCTGA
- a CDS encoding MFS transporter has protein sequence MTEMTADSASRSRLRVILAASIGSALEWYDFFLYGTAAALVFGELFFPKSDPVVGTLLAFLTFGVGFVVRPLGGILFGIMGDRYGRKPVLVATLLMIGVGTTLIGLLPTYAQIGFWAPTLLVAMRVVQGLGAGAEYGGAVIFLVENAPPKHRGFWGSFAPLGVSVGNLLAAGAFALVTLLPREDLMSWGWRIPFLASFLLIMVGIYVRLRITETPVFTEAVVARGKVERNPAMEALKRHPRNFFVVLGARLAENGLGYLFPVFGLSYVITTLGVPRSDALSALMLAFVVELFTIVGFASLSDRIGRRPVYLFGALAGIAWAFPFFWLVGTKEWIWIAVAFIGARAVVTAAMFGPQAAYFAELFPPQRRFAGFAFARELGSLLAGGPAPFVAAALVAWSGSWWPVACYAALLAGLTALAIWSGPETYEESITVDNTSDGRMHATAAVPQHAT, from the coding sequence ATGACGGAGATGACAGCCGATAGCGCCAGCCGTTCGCGTTTGCGCGTGATCCTAGCGGCCAGCATTGGGTCCGCGCTCGAATGGTATGACTTCTTCCTGTATGGCACCGCCGCGGCGCTGGTGTTCGGGGAACTGTTCTTTCCCAAAAGCGACCCGGTGGTCGGCACGCTGCTGGCGTTCCTGACCTTCGGGGTCGGCTTTGTGGTGCGGCCGCTCGGCGGCATCCTGTTCGGCATCATGGGCGACCGTTACGGGCGTAAACCCGTTTTGGTGGCGACGCTGCTCATGATCGGCGTCGGCACCACATTGATCGGCCTGCTCCCGACCTATGCCCAGATCGGTTTTTGGGCGCCGACGCTGCTGGTCGCGATGCGCGTCGTACAGGGATTGGGCGCCGGCGCCGAATACGGAGGCGCGGTGATCTTCCTGGTGGAAAACGCGCCCCCGAAGCACCGCGGTTTCTGGGGTAGCTTTGCGCCGCTCGGCGTCTCCGTCGGCAATCTGCTGGCGGCCGGCGCGTTCGCGCTGGTGACCCTCTTGCCGCGCGAAGACCTGATGTCGTGGGGATGGCGTATTCCGTTCCTGGCGAGCTTCCTGCTGATCATGGTCGGCATCTACGTTCGCCTCCGCATCACGGAAACGCCTGTCTTTACCGAAGCGGTGGTGGCGCGCGGCAAGGTCGAGCGCAACCCGGCGATGGAAGCATTGAAGCGGCATCCGCGAAATTTCTTTGTCGTGCTTGGAGCGCGGCTGGCCGAAAACGGTCTCGGCTATCTGTTCCCGGTGTTTGGTCTCAGCTATGTCATTACCACGCTCGGCGTGCCCAGATCCGATGCGCTGAGCGCCTTGATGCTGGCCTTCGTCGTCGAGCTCTTCACCATTGTCGGCTTCGCCTCGCTTTCCGATCGTATTGGGCGGCGTCCGGTCTATTTGTTCGGCGCGCTCGCCGGTATCGCGTGGGCGTTCCCCTTCTTCTGGCTGGTCGGCACCAAGGAGTGGATCTGGATCGCGGTCGCCTTCATCGGCGCACGCGCGGTAGTGACGGCGGCGATGTTCGGTCCGCAGGCGGCGTACTTCGCCGAACTGTTCCCGCCGCAGCGGCGTTTTGCCGGATTCGCCTTCGCCCGCGAACTGGGCTCGCTATTGGCCGGCGGACCGGCGCCGTTCGTTGCCGCGGCGCTGGTGGCGTGGTCCGGAAGCTGGTGGCCGGTCGCATGTTACGCAGCACTTCTGGCCGGCCTCACCGCACTCGCGATCTGGAGCGGTCCCGAAACCTACGAGGAGAGCATCACCGTCGACAATACCTCGGACGGCCGGATGCACGCGACGGCCGCCGTCCCGCAGCACGCCACGTAG
- a CDS encoding sugar phosphate isomerase/epimerase family protein, with translation MAQQLRILQSLWAMERRRADKAEWPLQTQLAMIRDAGFDGAGVRFIDPVFAQEVTDFLRAHGMIWQAQCYPTCVDDLKPALDLVARLGADHVNLQPDVRPQRLEACIPLLEGWRRLGDEAGVAVHVETHRDRMTTDLFFTLQLLDCFPDLRLTADVSHYLVGREFAWPVAEVNHAMIHRILDHSWGVHGRIASREQVQISLGFPQHQGWVDLFMGWWEYAIRSWRKRAGPDAVLTFLCELGPPPYAITGPDGAELSDRWQDALRMKDMIRALWQRIAEEDARPR, from the coding sequence ATGGCGCAGCAACTCCGGATCCTGCAGTCGCTCTGGGCGATGGAGCGGCGGCGGGCGGATAAAGCGGAGTGGCCGCTGCAAACCCAGCTCGCGATGATCCGCGACGCCGGCTTCGACGGCGCCGGCGTCCGGTTCATCGATCCGGTGTTTGCGCAGGAAGTCACTGACTTCCTGCGCGCGCACGGGATGATCTGGCAGGCCCAGTGCTACCCGACCTGCGTCGACGACCTGAAACCGGCGCTGGACCTAGTCGCGCGACTCGGCGCCGACCATGTCAACCTGCAGCCGGACGTGCGGCCGCAGCGGCTGGAAGCCTGTATTCCCCTGCTCGAGGGGTGGCGGCGGCTGGGTGATGAAGCCGGTGTGGCGGTGCATGTGGAAACCCATCGCGACCGCATGACGACGGACCTGTTTTTCACGCTGCAACTGCTCGATTGCTTTCCCGACCTGCGGCTGACCGCTGACGTCTCGCATTATCTGGTGGGGCGCGAATTCGCCTGGCCGGTGGCCGAGGTCAACCACGCGATGATCCATCGCATTCTCGATCATAGTTGGGGCGTCCACGGACGGATCGCCAGCCGCGAGCAGGTGCAGATCTCTCTGGGTTTTCCGCAGCATCAGGGTTGGGTCGATCTGTTCATGGGCTGGTGGGAATACGCCATCCGCTCCTGGCGCAAACGCGCGGGCCCCGATGCGGTGCTGACCTTCCTGTGCGAACTCGGCCCGCCGCCCTATGCCATCACTGGACCAGACGGCGCGGAATTATCGGATCGCTGGCAAGACGCGCTGCGAATGAAGGATATGATCAGAGCGCTGTGGCAACGGATTGCGGAAGAGGATGCGCGTCCACGATAA
- a CDS encoding Bug family tripartite tricarboxylate transporter substrate binding protein encodes MQPTPTNLHSFRPPWLEARSSPIAIRFPIRDRRESPHPVSSSTIDARPRRRTMRSLTRRNIVGSGLAAALSVSPLLRRAEAQTYPQRPVKIIVPYAAGGASDIIARLIAPELERALGQPFIVDNRGGGASMVGTQAIAAASAEGETIGVVDSAFVINPGLFRTKLPYNTKKDFAPISLLATSPLVLVVHPSVAANSLQEFVALAKAQPGKINFASAGLGTAIHLAGEQLRQAAEIDILHVPYRGGGPAITDLIGGQVQMTFGTVAAIAQQVRQGLVRALAVTGGDRVAQLPDVPTMAEAGLPAVDAIPIFGMVGPAALPPPIIHKLGDVAGKAFRSEPLRSKVTELGFVSVGSPPSEFAARIDDEVAKWTRIVEKGNIQPG; translated from the coding sequence ATGCAGCCTACTCCGACGAACTTGCATTCGTTCAGGCCGCCCTGGCTGGAAGCCCGATCCAGTCCAATTGCGATTCGATTTCCGATCCGGGATCGCCGGGAGAGCCCTCACCCGGTTTCAAGTTCAACGATTGATGCCCGGCCACGGAGAAGAACAATGCGCTCATTGACGCGAAGAAACATTGTCGGCTCGGGACTGGCGGCTGCGCTTTCTGTTTCGCCGTTGCTGCGGCGAGCCGAAGCGCAGACTTACCCGCAACGACCTGTAAAGATCATCGTTCCGTATGCCGCGGGTGGCGCCTCCGACATCATTGCGCGGCTGATTGCACCGGAATTGGAGCGTGCGCTGGGCCAGCCCTTCATCGTCGATAATCGCGGCGGCGGCGCTAGCATGGTCGGTACGCAGGCAATCGCGGCCGCCTCTGCTGAAGGCGAGACCATCGGCGTTGTCGATAGCGCGTTTGTCATCAATCCCGGCCTCTTTCGCACGAAGCTTCCTTACAATACCAAGAAGGACTTTGCGCCGATATCGCTCCTGGCAACCTCGCCTCTCGTTCTTGTCGTGCATCCTTCTGTAGCCGCCAATAGCCTGCAGGAATTTGTCGCCCTCGCCAAAGCTCAGCCCGGCAAGATCAACTTCGCCTCGGCCGGGCTCGGAACCGCGATTCATCTGGCCGGAGAACAACTACGACAAGCCGCGGAGATCGACATTCTTCATGTGCCGTATCGCGGAGGCGGGCCGGCCATCACCGATCTGATTGGCGGCCAGGTACAAATGACGTTCGGCACTGTCGCAGCGATTGCACAGCAGGTACGTCAGGGCCTGGTTCGCGCGCTGGCAGTGACGGGAGGCGACCGCGTCGCACAGTTGCCCGACGTACCCACAATGGCAGAGGCCGGTTTGCCGGCCGTCGACGCCATACCGATCTTTGGCATGGTCGGCCCGGCGGCGCTGCCGCCTCCCATCATCCACAAGCTTGGCGACGTCGCCGGCAAGGCATTCAGGAGCGAGCCACTCCGGTCCAAAGTGACGGAGCTTGGTTTTGTTTCTGTTGGCAGTCCGCCGTCGGAGTTTGCGGCGCGCATCGATGACGAAGTCGCAAAATGGACCCGCATCGTCGAGAAGGGGAATATTCAGCCGGGCTGA
- a CDS encoding LacI family DNA-binding transcriptional regulator, whose product MSIASPEEPHSAPTLSAVAKLAGVSSITVSRVVRLPALVAPETRGRVEAAMRELGYVPNQLAVALARARTRSIGVLVPTIANSIFADTVQGLSDELEPLGYAVILAQSRYDDAREDHMLSALLSRRPEAIIMVGSPATEDGARLLRRAGIPVAETWDLPAAPIDAVAGFNNYETGVAVARHLLEQGRNSLAFIGGDDPRATRRWNGFNDTARALGAKAPRRLVLDRNASGSVVALAELPGVDAVFAANDAHAIGFMSGLRKAGLLCNGPAAEQPVAVIGLGDLEMGRLIAPSLSTIRVNGDAIGRTAAKLILAREGPRHIDLGFELVLRDSG is encoded by the coding sequence ATGAGCATCGCCAGCCCCGAAGAGCCCCATTCCGCCCCGACCCTGTCGGCCGTGGCCAAACTGGCCGGCGTATCGTCGATTACCGTGAGCCGCGTGGTGCGCCTGCCAGCTCTGGTGGCGCCGGAAACAAGGGGCCGGGTCGAAGCCGCGATGCGGGAACTCGGCTATGTGCCGAACCAGCTCGCCGTCGCGCTGGCCAGGGCCCGCACCCGTTCGATCGGTGTGCTGGTGCCGACGATCGCCAATTCGATCTTCGCCGATACGGTGCAGGGCCTGTCCGACGAATTGGAGCCGCTCGGCTACGCCGTGATCCTGGCACAGTCGCGCTACGACGACGCGCGTGAAGATCATATGCTCTCGGCGTTGCTGTCGCGGCGCCCCGAGGCGATCATCATGGTGGGCTCTCCCGCTACGGAAGACGGAGCGCGGTTGCTGCGGCGCGCGGGAATTCCCGTCGCGGAGACATGGGATCTTCCGGCGGCACCGATCGACGCTGTCGCCGGTTTCAACAATTACGAAACCGGCGTCGCGGTGGCACGACATCTCCTCGAGCAAGGCCGCAACAGTCTCGCCTTCATCGGCGGCGACGATCCGCGCGCCACCCGGCGCTGGAATGGATTCAACGACACGGCGCGGGCGCTTGGCGCCAAAGCGCCGCGGCGGCTGGTCCTGGACCGCAACGCCTCCGGCAGTGTCGTCGCGCTTGCAGAGCTGCCCGGTGTCGACGCCGTGTTTGCAGCGAACGATGCGCATGCCATCGGCTTCATGTCCGGTCTGCGAAAGGCGGGCCTCTTGTGTAACGGCCCGGCGGCGGAGCAACCGGTCGCGGTCATCGGCCTCGGCGATCTCGAAATGGGCCGTCTGATCGCGCCAAGTCTCTCCACCATCCGCGTGAACGGCGATGCGATCGGGCGCACTGCTGCAAAATTGATCCTGGCGCGGGAAGGGCCGCGTCATATCGATCTCGGATTTGAACTCGTCCTTCGCGATAGCGGTTAA